One Fuerstiella marisgermanici DNA window includes the following coding sequences:
- a CDS encoding S8 family serine peptidase, producing the protein MKSVNEMLRFLQQCLSSRRDERRSGPQKMKGLGFAEAVEARLLLTADLRDALFAPVVMDEISDDTSIESYFLNFDTPQDVETLKVATNAISVEASNLIENGYTITLSQGLTLQDAADTFSDIDGFNYLHPNVPRQHSLRAVPNDPLYVDQWHLSNTGQGQGVVGADSNIASVWDNYTGAGVTIGIIDDGLETTHEDLVDNVNTTIDFDWNGNDNDPSPTVTSDFHGTAVAGVASGKGNNGIGGSGAAWDAELVGLRLIAGGVTDQQEAQALTHEMNAIDIYNNSWGPVDNGRISSIGPQALAALEQAATTGRGGLGNIHTWAGGNGGDTTNDNVNYDPYANSRFTIAVGALTNSGVRSSYSDVGASLIVTASSNGGDLGITTTDLTGSNGYDTSNYTNTFGGTSSATPLVSGIIALMLEANPLLTYRDVTDILVRNAERVDAANADWVQNGAGLWVNHEYGFGGVDAAASVAAAETHLSLPTERNYKTGTINVNQAIPDVGGAAVTNTVSVAAADAISSLEYVEVVFSASHSYIGDLEVVLTSPSGTQSVLAQTRNQDSQTAYSNWVFTTARNWGESSQGVWTISVTDKASGGTGTFDSFALNFYGTDQAIRISESAGSTIVTDSGKTDFFDVVLPSMPSSNVVLNVASQDTSEVTTSTASLTFTPSNWDRPQRVTVSGVVDLAQDGDKQTNVIISVDAANSDALYANVGAQTVSVTSRDDDFNLPLKPVITSPGVRPATSSPAFEWTSVDNAVTYNITITNEFTGAVVQQRSGLILPRHTFASPFVNSIYRAVVRGVNADGVVGLPSDPLLFSIGEPAVPAAPVITSPTQGSIITNNLPQIQWRHSAAAIEYELFLSAGGNVTRVRVPGVDIGNGLRAYTPTTSLPEGFNSVWVRAFNPFGDPGEWSTPVGFTVDAFQTPSTPTMTAPILTVTTNASPTFRWIGAGATSYELWVDELPGGDSSVIAPTRVIYVTDLAANEYTHFKPLNNAKHRAWVRGVNDAGEKSDWSPLIEFTVDVPTPQLPQLVEIGRTEDQTPTFTWNSVSGDAFGSGTRFTLWVNNLTTGEARAIHETGIAGTSYTPTTPLPQGRYAAWVQAVSAVGIKSAWSPRIVLTVDQPAPERPTLTGPVAEAGTGTTDILTDLPEFEWTATVGSATYELWVNHLDSGTVRIVHEKGIEDTTFTPELRLPEGTFKAWVRGYNLAGEVGEWSDSYTFKLDVPAPGIPTITGPATNAVGTVVDPTPTITWDMAIPTGNYDLQLEHAGTGALVIDETGITTESYTVPIQLAETTYRTRVRAVNSAGEKSEWTEWSTFRIDVPNATTPIALGPTGTVLQNNVTFQWQHTSGNVQYEILVRDLLKQESITFRDFTFQVDPDQSRATINRSLPNGTYRFWVRAFNSQGTASAWSNSLSFTVENRLTSLRSNVANGDDTSTVAVELKFQPDEAGKNAVAEYVDSAEAPVPEAGPESSGDAAKSDANSDDANDSAMEAVMAELADPTNADLLYPAT; encoded by the coding sequence ATGAAATCTGTCAACGAAATGCTTAGGTTTCTTCAGCAATGCCTGTCTTCGCGACGGGACGAGCGCCGTTCGGGGCCTCAAAAAATGAAGGGGCTTGGGTTTGCAGAGGCAGTCGAAGCACGGCTGTTACTCACCGCCGACCTGCGGGATGCCTTGTTCGCTCCGGTGGTCATGGATGAAATCTCGGACGACACGTCGATTGAGTCCTATTTTCTGAATTTCGACACGCCCCAGGACGTGGAAACTCTGAAGGTTGCGACGAATGCGATCTCCGTTGAGGCGTCCAACCTCATCGAGAACGGCTACACAATCACGCTGTCGCAGGGGCTGACTCTTCAGGATGCGGCCGATACGTTTTCCGATATTGACGGCTTTAACTACCTGCATCCCAACGTGCCTCGCCAGCATTCCCTGCGAGCCGTACCGAATGACCCGCTATATGTCGACCAATGGCACCTCAGCAACACAGGACAGGGGCAGGGCGTTGTCGGAGCGGATTCAAATATCGCATCTGTGTGGGACAACTACACAGGGGCTGGCGTGACGATTGGTATTATTGACGACGGCCTGGAAACGACCCACGAAGACCTCGTCGACAACGTGAACACAACGATTGACTTCGACTGGAACGGCAACGACAACGATCCGTCTCCAACCGTAACTTCCGACTTCCACGGAACAGCAGTAGCGGGCGTCGCGTCTGGTAAAGGCAACAACGGAATCGGTGGCAGCGGTGCAGCCTGGGATGCAGAATTGGTTGGATTGCGACTAATAGCAGGAGGTGTGACGGACCAGCAGGAAGCTCAGGCCCTGACCCACGAGATGAACGCCATCGATATTTATAACAACAGCTGGGGACCAGTGGACAACGGTCGCATTTCCAGCATTGGGCCGCAAGCCTTGGCGGCATTGGAACAGGCCGCCACGACAGGGCGCGGCGGCTTGGGGAACATCCACACTTGGGCTGGCGGAAATGGTGGGGACACGACGAATGACAACGTCAACTATGATCCGTACGCCAATTCCAGGTTTACCATTGCTGTCGGTGCGTTGACAAACTCAGGAGTCAGAAGCTCTTACAGCGATGTCGGAGCGTCTCTTATCGTGACCGCTTCATCAAACGGTGGCGACCTTGGCATTACAACAACGGACCTCACCGGCAGTAACGGGTACGACACATCAAACTACACCAATACGTTTGGCGGAACGTCTTCGGCGACACCACTGGTTTCCGGCATCATCGCATTGATGCTCGAAGCGAACCCGCTCTTGACGTACCGCGATGTGACGGACATCCTGGTCCGCAATGCAGAACGAGTTGATGCGGCCAATGCAGATTGGGTGCAGAACGGTGCCGGACTGTGGGTCAACCACGAATACGGATTTGGCGGCGTCGACGCGGCTGCTTCTGTAGCTGCAGCAGAAACGCATCTCTCGCTGCCGACTGAAAGAAATTACAAGACAGGCACCATCAACGTTAACCAGGCCATTCCGGATGTCGGCGGGGCCGCTGTCACCAATACTGTCAGCGTTGCCGCAGCAGACGCGATTTCGTCCCTTGAGTATGTCGAAGTCGTATTCAGCGCGTCGCATTCCTACATCGGCGACCTCGAAGTAGTCCTCACGTCGCCTAGCGGGACACAGTCTGTGCTGGCCCAAACCCGCAATCAGGACAGCCAGACAGCCTACAGCAACTGGGTCTTCACGACAGCACGCAACTGGGGCGAATCTTCTCAGGGCGTCTGGACAATTTCAGTCACCGATAAGGCATCGGGAGGCACCGGCACATTCGATTCGTTTGCCCTTAATTTCTATGGAACTGACCAGGCAATTCGCATTTCAGAATCTGCCGGCAGCACCATTGTAACGGACTCCGGTAAGACTGACTTCTTTGATGTCGTCCTGCCGTCCATGCCAAGTTCCAACGTAGTGTTGAACGTCGCGAGCCAGGACACCAGTGAAGTCACAACGTCCACCGCATCGTTGACGTTTACTCCGTCCAATTGGGACAGGCCGCAACGAGTAACGGTGTCTGGCGTCGTAGACCTCGCACAGGACGGCGACAAACAAACCAACGTTATCATTTCAGTCGACGCGGCAAACAGCGATGCGTTGTATGCCAACGTCGGTGCCCAGACCGTGTCTGTTACGTCGCGGGATGACGATTTCAACCTGCCGCTTAAGCCTGTCATTACTTCGCCAGGAGTCCGGCCTGCAACTTCTTCGCCGGCATTCGAATGGACGTCTGTCGACAACGCGGTCACCTACAACATCACCATTACCAACGAATTCACAGGAGCCGTCGTCCAGCAACGTTCCGGCCTGATCCTGCCTCGACACACGTTCGCTTCACCGTTTGTGAACAGCATTTACCGAGCGGTCGTCCGCGGCGTTAATGCGGATGGCGTTGTCGGCCTGCCTAGTGATCCGCTGCTATTCAGCATCGGCGAACCAGCTGTCCCGGCGGCCCCCGTGATCACATCGCCCACACAGGGCTCAATCATCACGAATAACCTGCCACAAATTCAGTGGCGACATTCGGCGGCCGCGATCGAATACGAACTATTCCTGTCTGCCGGTGGTAACGTAACTCGAGTACGAGTGCCCGGCGTCGACATTGGCAACGGCTTGCGAGCCTACACGCCAACCACGTCGCTGCCCGAAGGCTTCAACTCTGTTTGGGTCCGCGCGTTTAACCCGTTTGGCGATCCTGGCGAATGGAGCACTCCGGTTGGCTTCACCGTAGATGCCTTCCAAACGCCGTCTACGCCAACAATGACAGCGCCGATTCTGACTGTCACCACCAACGCATCACCAACCTTCCGCTGGATTGGTGCCGGAGCGACATCTTACGAATTATGGGTGGACGAACTTCCTGGTGGCGACAGCTCTGTCATCGCGCCGACGCGAGTGATCTATGTTACAGACCTGGCGGCCAACGAATACACCCATTTCAAGCCGCTGAACAATGCGAAACATCGTGCGTGGGTTCGAGGCGTGAATGACGCGGGCGAAAAGTCTGACTGGAGCCCGCTTATTGAATTCACGGTCGACGTCCCCACACCTCAGCTTCCGCAACTGGTCGAAATTGGCCGTACTGAAGATCAGACGCCAACGTTCACATGGAACAGTGTGAGTGGTGACGCTTTTGGCAGTGGCACGCGGTTCACCTTGTGGGTCAACAACCTGACTACGGGTGAAGCACGAGCTATTCACGAAACCGGTATCGCCGGAACGTCGTACACACCCACGACGCCGCTACCGCAAGGTCGATATGCAGCCTGGGTTCAAGCAGTCAGTGCCGTCGGAATCAAGAGTGCGTGGAGCCCACGAATCGTTTTGACGGTCGACCAGCCGGCACCAGAACGTCCGACGCTAACAGGCCCCGTGGCTGAAGCAGGTACCGGGACAACTGACATCCTGACCGACCTGCCGGAATTCGAATGGACCGCCACAGTGGGTTCCGCCACCTATGAACTTTGGGTGAATCACTTGGACAGCGGCACAGTTCGCATTGTGCACGAAAAGGGAATTGAAGACACGACGTTCACGCCGGAGCTTCGACTTCCGGAAGGTACCTTCAAAGCCTGGGTTCGCGGGTATAACCTGGCAGGCGAAGTTGGCGAATGGAGTGACTCATACACGTTTAAGCTGGACGTTCCGGCCCCTGGCATTCCGACCATCACCGGGCCAGCGACCAACGCTGTCGGAACAGTTGTCGACCCAACCCCCACGATCACATGGGACATGGCCATTCCGACAGGCAACTACGACCTGCAACTGGAACACGCGGGAACCGGCGCCCTGGTGATTGACGAAACCGGCATCACGACGGAAAGCTACACCGTGCCGATTCAGTTGGCAGAAACCACGTACCGCACTCGAGTGCGTGCCGTGAATTCCGCTGGCGAAAAAAGTGAATGGACTGAATGGTCTACGTTCCGCATCGACGTACCAAACGCCACAACACCGATTGCACTCGGCCCAACCGGAACCGTGCTGCAAAACAATGTCACGTTCCAGTGGCAACACACGTCGGGCAACGTGCAGTATGAAATCCTGGTTCGTGACCTGCTGAAACAGGAATCGATCACGTTCCGCGATTTTACCTTCCAGGTCGATCCCGATCAGTCGCGTGCCACCATTAACCGCAGCCTGCCGAACGGAACTTATCGCTTCTGGGTGCGAGCATTCAATTCGCAGGGAACAGCGAGTGCGTGGAGTAATTCGCTGTCGTTCACTGTCGAAAACCGGCTCACGTCACTTCGGTCGAACGTGGCAAATGGCGACGACACTTCAACCGTTGCGGTCGAACTGAAATTCCAGCCGGATGAAGCGGGCAAGAACGCCGTCGCCGAGTACGTCGACAGCGCTGAGGCGCCTGTGCCTGAAGCGGGGCCTGAGTCATCTGGCGACGCCGCCAAGAGTGATGCGAATTCCGACGATGCCAACGATTCTGCAATGGAAGCCGTGATGGCCGAGTTGGCAGACCCGACCAACGCAGACCTGCTGTATCCTGCGACCTGA
- a CDS encoding GNAT family N-acetyltransferase has protein sequence MNITFRSATHSDIPTLADFNCRLAMETEGRQLDSATVQAGVTRGLDVGEEVRYFVADADGQVIGQIMLTREWSDWRDGWIAWLQSVYVVAEARGKGVFKGLLQHAIDQLKQQPDVVCMRLYVERDNNAAIATYQKLNFADSGYHVMETPLQ, from the coding sequence TTGAACATCACGTTTCGCTCTGCCACTCACTCAGACATCCCGACGCTTGCCGACTTCAACTGTCGCCTGGCCATGGAAACCGAAGGCAGGCAGCTGGACAGTGCAACGGTGCAAGCCGGCGTGACTCGTGGCCTGGACGTCGGTGAAGAAGTCCGGTACTTCGTGGCAGATGCTGATGGGCAAGTGATCGGCCAGATCATGCTCACGCGAGAATGGAGCGACTGGCGTGACGGCTGGATTGCGTGGCTGCAAAGCGTCTACGTCGTCGCGGAAGCACGGGGCAAAGGCGTGTTCAAGGGACTGCTGCAGCATGCAATCGACCAGTTAAAGCAGCAACCGGATGTCGTATGCATGCGACTTTATGTAGAACGGGACAACAACGCGGCCATCGCGACCTATCAAAAATTGAACTTTGCAGACTCCGGCTATCACGTCATGGAAACGCCGCTGCAATAA
- a CDS encoding sulfatase-like hydrolase/transferase: MPSAAYLLSISLLVFVDLSTIASASDDATVKKSRQPNIVILLADDLGYGETGCQGNPQIPTPHIDSIANDGVRFTNGYVTAAFCSASRAGLLTGRYQTRFGYEFNPIGAKNEDPDAGLPLKQKTFANVLHDVGYTTALIGKWHLGGTAKYHPLRRGFDEFFGFLHEGHYFVPPPFDGVTTMLRRRSLPGHAQGRYRSPDGKLVYTTHMGHDEPAYDADNPIYRGGQPVHESAYLTDAFTREAVDFIDRNADRPFLLYLAYNAVHSPLQGADRYMDSFAHVDDVHRRIFASMLANMDDSIGAVLTRIRDENLTNDTLVFFLSDNGGPTRELTSSNLPLRGEKGSMFEGGLRIPFCVRWPGQIPPNTVYDHPVVSLDLFATAVAAAGIDLATIKNLDGVNLVPFLNGKRKSAPHETLFWRTGNKAALRHQQWKLLRNPRRGGSLAWELYDLSNDVSESQNLADQNTAKREELVRRWEAMNSEMVDPTWTP, encoded by the coding sequence ATGCCGTCCGCCGCCTACTTGTTGTCAATTTCACTGCTGGTGTTTGTAGACCTCAGCACGATCGCGTCCGCCAGCGACGATGCGACCGTGAAGAAAAGTCGCCAGCCGAATATTGTCATTCTACTGGCCGATGACCTTGGCTACGGGGAAACTGGTTGTCAGGGCAATCCGCAGATTCCCACACCGCATATCGATTCCATTGCCAACGACGGGGTGCGGTTTACTAACGGCTACGTCACAGCCGCGTTTTGCAGCGCGTCGCGAGCCGGCCTGCTTACTGGCCGCTATCAAACTCGCTTCGGCTACGAATTCAATCCGATCGGCGCGAAGAATGAAGATCCCGATGCGGGCCTTCCGCTGAAGCAGAAGACGTTCGCCAATGTTCTGCACGATGTCGGCTACACGACCGCGTTGATCGGCAAATGGCATTTGGGCGGAACAGCAAAATACCATCCTCTGCGGCGTGGCTTTGACGAATTCTTCGGCTTCCTGCACGAAGGCCATTACTTCGTCCCGCCACCTTTCGACGGCGTCACAACGATGCTGCGTCGGCGATCGCTGCCCGGACATGCTCAAGGGCGATACCGCAGCCCGGACGGCAAGCTGGTTTACACAACTCACATGGGCCACGACGAACCTGCCTACGACGCCGACAATCCGATTTATCGAGGTGGCCAGCCAGTGCATGAATCCGCCTACTTAACAGATGCCTTCACGCGCGAAGCGGTCGACTTCATCGACCGGAATGCCGACCGCCCGTTTCTGCTGTACCTCGCCTACAACGCTGTTCACAGTCCGCTGCAGGGAGCTGATCGATATATGGACAGCTTCGCACATGTCGACGACGTCCATCGCCGCATCTTCGCGTCCATGCTGGCCAACATGGACGACAGCATCGGAGCCGTCCTGACCAGGATTCGCGACGAGAACCTGACCAACGACACGCTGGTCTTCTTCCTCAGCGACAACGGTGGACCGACTCGGGAACTGACCAGCAGTAATCTGCCGCTACGTGGTGAAAAGGGTTCGATGTTCGAAGGTGGGCTGCGGATACCGTTTTGCGTACGCTGGCCGGGGCAAATTCCGCCGAATACGGTCTATGATCACCCTGTCGTTTCGCTCGACCTTTTCGCGACCGCAGTTGCCGCGGCCGGCATCGATCTGGCGACGATAAAGAATCTTGATGGCGTGAATCTGGTACCGTTTTTGAACGGCAAACGGAAGTCAGCCCCCCACGAGACTCTGTTCTGGCGAACTGGAAACAAGGCGGCTCTGCGGCACCAGCAATGGAAGTTGCTGCGAAACCCGCGGCGCGGCGGATCGCTGGCGTGGGAGTTGTACGACCTGTCCAACGACGTAAGCGAATCCCAAAACCTTGCAGACCAAAACACTGCAAAGCGCGAAGAGTTGGTGCGCCGGTGGGAAGCGATGAATTCGGAAATGGTTGATCCCACGTGGACGCCGTAA
- a CDS encoding iron-sulfur cluster assembly protein — MERLIGTDELQPGERESVFVDDIPALVVRLGDDYFVIEDVCSHDGQPLTDGPIADGAITCPRHGAKFDLKTGAALCMPATKGIRTFHVEVKDGGVWASEAKAAAVETDNASQAKSETAATATSAESESADETPADESKSASTESEYLEALRQVIDPELMINIVDLGLIYSVEQDEENAGRLKVDMTLTSPACPAGPQLVQQSKMALERLHDVDEAAITIVMSPPWSPERMTDDAKDQLGIF, encoded by the coding sequence ATGGAACGCCTCATTGGCACCGACGAACTACAGCCGGGGGAACGTGAGTCTGTTTTTGTGGACGACATTCCCGCACTTGTTGTCCGCCTTGGCGACGACTATTTCGTGATCGAAGACGTCTGCTCGCACGATGGCCAGCCGCTCACCGACGGCCCGATCGCCGATGGAGCGATCACGTGTCCGCGACACGGCGCGAAGTTCGACCTGAAAACCGGAGCCGCTTTGTGCATGCCGGCCACAAAAGGAATTCGCACGTTTCACGTCGAAGTGAAAGACGGAGGCGTGTGGGCTTCCGAAGCAAAGGCCGCCGCCGTCGAAACCGACAACGCAAGTCAAGCAAAGAGTGAAACCGCGGCGACCGCAACATCGGCCGAATCCGAATCTGCGGATGAAACGCCCGCCGATGAAAGCAAGTCTGCTTCAACGGAATCCGAATACCTTGAAGCGTTGCGACAGGTCATCGACCCGGAGTTAATGATCAACATCGTCGACCTCGGCCTGATTTATTCTGTGGAACAGGATGAAGAAAACGCTGGTCGCTTGAAGGTGGATATGACGCTGACCAGCCCAGCCTGTCCGGCGGGCCCTCAACTTGTGCAGCAATCCAAAATGGCGTTGGAACGCCTGCACGATGTCGATGAAGCGGCGATCACAATCGTCATGTCTCCACCGTGGTCGCCCGAACGCATGACAGACGACGCCAAAGATCAGCTCGGGATTTTTTAG
- a CDS encoding aldehyde dehydrogenase (NADP(+)), whose amino-acid sequence MTHPVLINGAWVASETAETFQAINPTTQETLPGVFPLSPWSEIDKAIQAASDVAKEVRGWPGSRFAEFLNAYADEIEARADDLVAAAHAETALPVSPRLKDGELPRTTNQLRQAAEAAETGSWRSPIIDTATGIRSVLGPIGPVVVFGPNNFPFAFNGIAGGDFAAAIAAGNPVIAKGHSSHPDTTRIFGEAVVAAIQKTNMPKALVQLIYRTSHEDGYKLVSDQRIAASGYTGARHTGLKLKAAADAAGKPFYAELSSINPVFILQGALAERADAIADDFSGSCLMGTGQFCTNPGMVIVPAGSEGEAFVKSVAERFQNAAVGTMLGEGVQKSFAHGIETLKKAGAVVETGGEPGGGNGFCYQNTLLTVPGSLYLKNPEVFQTEAFGNGSLVVLADDVDQMKAIAESLEGNLTGCVYSDTAGADDDAYRIVEPALRTKVGRLLNDKMPTGVAVSAAMNHGGPFPATGHPGFTAVGLPTSAARFGMLMCYDNVRPNRLPEILQDKNPSSATWRRVDGQWTTDDVS is encoded by the coding sequence ATGACACACCCCGTCCTCATCAACGGCGCATGGGTCGCTTCAGAAACCGCTGAAACATTCCAGGCCATTAATCCTACGACTCAGGAAACCCTTCCCGGCGTGTTTCCGCTGAGCCCGTGGTCGGAAATTGACAAGGCAATCCAGGCCGCGTCAGACGTTGCGAAGGAAGTTCGAGGCTGGCCGGGAAGTCGGTTCGCTGAATTCCTGAACGCCTACGCCGATGAAATCGAAGCTCGTGCCGATGATTTGGTCGCGGCCGCTCATGCAGAAACAGCGCTGCCGGTTTCACCGCGTTTGAAAGATGGCGAGTTGCCTCGCACGACGAACCAGCTTCGCCAGGCGGCTGAAGCAGCGGAGACCGGTTCGTGGCGGAGTCCGATCATCGACACAGCGACCGGCATTCGTTCTGTGCTCGGCCCCATCGGGCCAGTGGTGGTGTTCGGCCCAAACAACTTTCCGTTTGCGTTTAACGGAATCGCGGGCGGCGATTTTGCAGCAGCGATTGCGGCCGGAAACCCCGTGATCGCCAAAGGTCACTCCAGTCATCCCGATACGACTCGCATCTTCGGCGAAGCTGTTGTCGCCGCCATTCAGAAGACCAACATGCCCAAAGCACTGGTGCAGTTGATCTACAGAACCAGCCATGAAGATGGCTACAAACTCGTGTCCGATCAACGAATCGCCGCCAGCGGTTACACGGGAGCTCGCCATACCGGGCTTAAACTAAAAGCCGCCGCCGATGCAGCAGGCAAGCCGTTCTACGCAGAACTGTCCAGCATCAACCCGGTCTTCATTCTGCAGGGTGCTCTGGCTGAACGAGCCGACGCGATTGCGGATGACTTCAGCGGCAGCTGCCTGATGGGCACCGGCCAGTTCTGTACGAATCCGGGCATGGTAATTGTTCCGGCTGGCTCCGAAGGAGAAGCCTTTGTGAAGTCGGTGGCGGAACGGTTTCAGAATGCGGCGGTCGGGACAATGCTGGGCGAGGGCGTGCAGAAAAGTTTCGCGCATGGCATCGAGACTCTGAAGAAGGCCGGAGCAGTCGTGGAAACGGGCGGTGAGCCGGGCGGCGGAAACGGGTTCTGCTATCAAAACACGCTGCTGACGGTGCCGGGTTCGCTGTATCTAAAAAATCCGGAAGTGTTCCAAACAGAAGCCTTTGGCAACGGTTCGTTGGTCGTGCTGGCGGACGACGTCGATCAAATGAAGGCGATTGCAGAATCTCTGGAAGGCAACTTAACCGGCTGCGTTTATTCCGACACGGCCGGTGCCGACGACGACGCGTACCGAATTGTGGAACCGGCATTGCGAACAAAAGTCGGCCGACTGCTCAACGACAAAATGCCGACCGGCGTAGCTGTATCGGCCGCCATGAACCACGGCGGGCCATTCCCGGCGACCGGTCATCCCGGATTCACGGCGGTCGGCCTGCCAACATCAGCCGCTCGATTTGGCATGCTGATGTGCTATGACAACGTACGGCCAAACCGTCTTCCGGAAATCCTGCAGGACAAGAATCCATCGTCAGCAACCTGGCGACGAGTCGATGGGCAGTGGACGACGGACGACGTCAGCTAA
- a CDS encoding dihydroorotase, translated as MKTLIRGADVVFADQTRAANVMVEDGKIASIDADVDAPADEVIDAAGLHLMPGVIDDQVHFRDPGLTHKEDLYTGSKACAKGGVTSFLEMPNTNPTTTSADALHAKLDLAASKCLVNFGFYIGATPDNVDELKNATRTPGIKIFIGSSTGNLLVDQQAALERIFGESTLPICAHCEDEATVKANAAKLNGGSSYADHSRIRNHEAALIATKRAVDLADRHNHRFHVLHVSTGDEVDFLRTCSDLISAEACPHHLLFNVDDYDRLGSLVQMNPSVKNADDNERIWAGLLDGTIQVIATDHAPHTREEKDQPYPKSPSGMPAVENSLALMLNEMNSGRCSLQQIVSWMCEAPAKVWDIKNKGRIQVGFDADLVLVDLNREAIVRDEDQVTKSGWSAWHGTSLKGWPVRTLVAGQTVFNDGNFDETVRGTEVLFDR; from the coding sequence ATGAAGACCCTCATCCGCGGCGCAGACGTCGTTTTTGCCGATCAGACTCGCGCCGCCAACGTCATGGTGGAAGACGGTAAGATCGCGTCCATTGATGCTGACGTCGACGCGCCCGCCGATGAAGTCATTGATGCGGCGGGTCTGCACCTTATGCCTGGCGTGATTGACGATCAGGTGCATTTTCGTGATCCGGGTTTAACGCACAAAGAGGACCTCTACACGGGCAGCAAGGCCTGCGCGAAGGGCGGAGTGACTTCCTTTTTGGAGATGCCGAACACCAATCCGACCACCACCAGCGCGGACGCTTTGCATGCCAAGCTGGATCTGGCCGCGAGCAAATGCCTGGTGAACTTCGGCTTCTATATCGGAGCGACTCCCGACAACGTTGATGAGTTAAAAAACGCAACGCGGACCCCGGGGATTAAGATCTTCATTGGTTCCAGTACTGGCAACCTTCTGGTCGATCAGCAGGCGGCGCTGGAACGCATTTTCGGCGAATCCACTCTTCCAATTTGTGCTCATTGCGAAGACGAAGCGACCGTGAAAGCCAATGCGGCGAAACTGAATGGTGGCAGCAGCTATGCCGACCACAGTCGCATCCGCAACCACGAAGCTGCGTTGATTGCCACAAAGCGAGCCGTCGACCTGGCGGATCGACACAACCACCGATTCCATGTGCTGCATGTTTCGACCGGCGACGAAGTCGACTTTCTGCGCACATGCAGCGATCTGATTTCGGCGGAAGCATGCCCTCATCATCTGCTGTTCAACGTCGACGACTACGATCGACTGGGTTCGCTGGTGCAGATGAACCCGTCGGTCAAGAACGCAGACGACAATGAACGCATCTGGGCCGGTTTGCTGGACGGGACCATTCAGGTCATCGCCACAGACCACGCGCCTCATACGCGAGAAGAAAAGGATCAGCCGTATCCAAAGTCGCCGTCCGGTATGCCCGCCGTCGAAAATTCTCTGGCGCTGATGCTTAACGAAATGAATTCCGGACGCTGCAGCCTTCAGCAAATTGTTTCGTGGATGTGCGAAGCACCGGCAAAGGTGTGGGACATCAAGAACAAGGGCCGCATTCAGGTTGGCTTTGACGCCGACCTTGTGCTGGTCGACCTGAACCGCGAAGCAATTGTTCGCGACGAAGACCAGGTCACAAAAAGCGGCTGGAGTGCCTGGCACGGGACGTCATTGAAGGGCTGGCCCGTGCGAACTTTGGTCGCAGGGCAGACGGTTTTCAACGATGGCAACTTCGACGAAACTGTGCGAGGCACGGAAGTGCTGTTCGATCGGTAG
- a CDS encoding phytanoyl-CoA dioxygenase family protein, translated as MQDLAEFSEPVSDLFSSDAVNAPRLSDEAIQRFERDGFVVGPRLLDDRQTQQLRDELAELTDPEHAGRELWYEYNSNESADPNLVLFHALGAWRLRPGFHDALWNPAFTVPASQLLGGDVRFWHDQLFCKPAKHGGVVAWHQDYSYWTRTKPMAHLTCWVGLDDASVDNGCIHYVPGSHKWNLLPVTGLAGDMTAIKDALNDEQWELFNNPVAVELKAGECVFHHPLTVHGSFENRTDRPRRAMVLNVVKDGVCSDSDQPLLNGTDVVPPGQPLGGKFFPLLFKQ; from the coding sequence ATGCAGGATCTTGCTGAGTTTTCAGAACCGGTTTCAGATTTATTTTCCAGTGATGCCGTAAATGCGCCGCGTTTGTCGGACGAAGCCATTCAACGTTTCGAACGTGATGGCTTCGTCGTTGGGCCACGCTTGCTGGATGACAGACAAACTCAGCAACTGCGGGACGAGCTGGCAGAATTGACCGACCCGGAACACGCCGGCCGCGAACTGTGGTACGAATACAATTCGAACGAATCGGCCGACCCCAACTTGGTGCTGTTTCATGCTTTGGGGGCATGGCGGCTGCGGCCAGGTTTTCACGATGCCCTGTGGAATCCGGCTTTCACTGTTCCCGCCAGCCAATTGCTTGGCGGAGATGTGCGCTTTTGGCACGACCAGCTTTTCTGCAAGCCCGCAAAACACGGCGGTGTTGTCGCGTGGCATCAGGATTATTCGTACTGGACTCGCACGAAGCCGATGGCTCACCTCACTTGCTGGGTCGGCCTGGACGACGCATCGGTGGACAACGGCTGCATCCATTATGTGCCCGGCAGCCATAAGTGGAATCTGCTGCCGGTCACCGGACTCGCGGGCGACATGACGGCAATCAAGGACGCGCTGAATGACGAACAGTGGGAGCTGTTCAATAACCCTGTGGCGGTGGAATTAAAGGCAGGGGAATGTGTATTTCACCACCCACTGACGGTGCATGGTTCGTTTGAAAACCGAACCGATCGGCCTCGTCGAGCCATGGTGTTGAACGTGGTGAAGGACGGCGTGTGCAGTGATTCTGACCAGCCGCTGTTGAATGGCACCGACGTTGTACCGCCCGGACAGCCACTGGGCGGCAAGTTCTTTCCACTGCTCTTCAAGCAATAA